Proteins encoded by one window of Sediminicoccus rosea:
- a CDS encoding ATP-binding protein, producing MKVPWPRSLAGRITLLMLGGLTLLHVGSMIVHERALHGAESGARLERLAERLSAAAVTVAAVPEAARDAAAHALSLPGVELHWDRIPPVPEGEPPPSLAEAAARLGAGARLSWDPKAEPGHRVMGAIPLPDGAGWVVFGASWLAAPANPMERGAIVSMVAMALGIGIVSVLVVRWITRPLRRLADAADGIGHDLAARPLATEGPVEVRHAALAFNAMQGRIRRLVEDRTEALAAVSHDLRTPLARLRLRAGFLPEGEDRARMEADIAEMEAMVARTLDYIREGRDGEPVVPTDLAAILLTLASDASDAGHDVIYDGPARAVLPLRRVAAKRAFSNLVDNAVRHGAPPVRLTVQIERDALVVDVSDGGPGIAPDDRARALAPFQQLDMARGAGGSGLGLSIAQRFAEASGGTIELGHADQGGLAVRIALPRQQGVGR from the coding sequence GTGAAGGTGCCTTGGCCGCGTTCGCTGGCGGGGCGGATCACGCTGCTGATGCTGGGTGGCCTGACCTTGCTGCACGTTGGGTCCATGATCGTGCACGAGCGGGCGCTGCACGGCGCCGAGAGCGGCGCGCGGCTGGAGCGCCTCGCCGAGCGCCTCTCTGCCGCTGCCGTAACGGTGGCGGCCGTGCCGGAGGCAGCGCGCGACGCCGCCGCGCATGCCTTGTCGCTGCCCGGCGTGGAACTGCATTGGGACCGCATTCCGCCGGTGCCCGAGGGCGAGCCCCCGCCATCTCTCGCGGAGGCGGCCGCGCGGCTTGGCGCCGGTGCCAGGCTGTCCTGGGACCCCAAGGCCGAGCCCGGGCACCGCGTCATGGGGGCCATTCCTCTCCCGGATGGCGCTGGCTGGGTCGTTTTCGGCGCGAGCTGGCTTGCGGCACCGGCAAACCCGATGGAGCGCGGCGCCATTGTCTCGATGGTCGCGATGGCGCTGGGAATTGGCATCGTCTCGGTGCTGGTGGTGCGCTGGATCACGCGCCCGCTGCGGCGCTTGGCCGATGCCGCCGATGGCATCGGCCATGATCTGGCGGCGCGCCCCCTAGCGACGGAGGGGCCGGTCGAGGTGCGTCATGCGGCCCTCGCCTTCAACGCCATGCAGGGCCGCATCCGCCGCCTGGTGGAGGACCGGACCGAGGCGCTGGCGGCGGTGAGCCATGATCTGCGCACCCCGCTTGCGCGCCTGCGGCTGCGCGCGGGCTTCCTCCCCGAAGGCGAGGACCGGGCGCGGATGGAGGCGGACATCGCCGAGATGGAAGCCATGGTTGCACGCACCCTGGACTACATCCGCGAGGGGCGCGACGGCGAGCCGGTCGTGCCGACGGACCTCGCTGCCATCCTGCTGACGCTAGCCTCGGACGCATCCGATGCCGGGCATGACGTGATTTATGACGGACCGGCCCGCGCCGTGTTGCCGCTGCGGCGCGTGGCGGCGAAGCGCGCCTTTTCCAACCTCGTGGACAATGCCGTGCGGCACGGCGCGCCGCCGGTGCGCCTGACCGTTCAGATCGAGCGCGACGCCCTGGTGGTGGATGTGAGCGATGGCGGGCCAGGGATCGCGCCTGATGACCGAGCCCGCGCCCTTGCGCCGTTCCAGCAACTCGACATGGCGCGCGGTGCCGGCGGGAGCGGATTAGGGCTGTCCATCGCGCAACGCTTTGCCGAGGCGAGCGGCGGCACGATCGAACTGGGCCATGCAGACCAGGGTGGATTGGCGGTGCGCATTGCCCTGCCGCGCCAACAAGGCGTCGGGCGATAG
- a CDS encoding response regulator transcription factor, with amino-acid sequence MLDPAERRLLAPEAHVLVVEDDGEMRNLVTRLLREAGFRVSGARDGREMWEMLDGPAAPPDILLLDVMLPGVSGLDLLRRLRERSRMPVMMLTARGEEMDRVLGLELGADDYVAKPFSPRELVARVRALLRRTAPGETNAESRSRRLTFAGWVLDTARRELTSPEGAVVDLSGAEYDLLIAFLEHPQRVLSREQLLEVAKRRVGVDPFDRTVDVQVGRLRRKIEPDDSSPPLIKTVRGAGYVFVADVARA; translated from the coding sequence ATGCTTGACCCCGCCGAACGCCGGTTGCTCGCCCCTGAAGCCCATGTCCTGGTCGTTGAGGATGATGGCGAGATGCGCAATCTGGTCACGCGGCTGCTGCGCGAGGCGGGGTTCCGAGTTTCCGGCGCGCGGGACGGTCGCGAGATGTGGGAAATGCTCGACGGGCCAGCGGCCCCGCCCGACATCCTTTTGCTCGATGTGATGCTGCCAGGCGTCTCCGGGCTCGACCTGCTGCGCCGCCTGCGCGAGCGGTCCCGCATGCCGGTGATGATGCTGACGGCGCGCGGCGAGGAGATGGATCGCGTGCTGGGCCTGGAACTCGGTGCCGATGACTATGTGGCGAAGCCTTTCTCACCGCGCGAGCTGGTGGCGCGCGTGCGCGCCCTATTACGCCGCACCGCCCCGGGAGAGACCAATGCCGAATCCAGGTCCCGCCGCCTTACCTTTGCTGGCTGGGTTTTGGACACGGCACGACGTGAGCTCACTTCACCAGAGGGTGCCGTGGTGGATCTCTCCGGCGCCGAGTACGATCTTTTGATAGCATTTCTGGAACATCCGCAGCGTGTGCTGTCGCGCGAGCAGCTGCTGGAAGTGGCGAAGCGGCGCGTCGGCGTGGACCCTTTTGATCGTACGGTGGATGTGCAGGTGGGCCGGCTGCGCCGCAAAATCGAGCCTGACGACAGCAGCCCGCCGCTGATCAAGACCGTGCGCGGCGCCGGCTACGTCTTCGTGGCCGACGTGGCGCGCGCGTGA
- a CDS encoding efflux RND transporter permease subunit, whose translation MFFNALVGFSLRNRLFVLVAALLVSAYGTWTLTRMPVDVFPDLNKPTVTLMTEAEGFAPEEVEQLVSFPIETAVNGLPGVTRVRSVSSVGLSIVFVEFDWGADIWRARQQVSERLNQIQGQLPPRVLPSMAPVSSIMGEIMLVALTAPADGSVTPMQLREIADWVMRPRLLTIPGISQVIPIGGEVRQFRVMPDMERLHALDLTHEQMVAALRQFGVNAGGGYVDQAGREFLIRNIGRTTSLEDLRNATVGFREGQPIALRQVATVEFGARFKRGDAGVDGAPAVILGIGKQPGADTIRLTRAVEAALAELQRGMPRGVVADRIKFRQAGFIEQSIANLQQVLAEAFIVVAIVLFAFLLNVRTTFISLTAIPLSILLTAILFAAFGLSINTMTLGGIAIAVGELVDDAVVDVENIFRRLRENRDKAVPDSALHVIAAASSEVRSGIVYATLIIVLVFLPLFALSGIEGRLFAPLGIAYIVSILCSLLVSITVTPVLCYYLLPRMKRMAHGDGWLVRKLKAGNDRALRWGFGHRSLVLGLAAAGVAVAGVSAVYLPRAFLPAFNEGTIVIGLTYQPGISLAQSDALGTVAERLVMAVPEVKGVGRRTGRAELDEHAEGVHTSELDLDLRESGRPRAEVLADIRSRLSALPAAINLGQPISHRLDHMLSGVRAQIALKVFGDDLDTLRTLSETLRSRLAANVPGLADLQLERQVRVPQLRIAVDHERAALYGVSAASLTETLQSLTGGTIISQIMDGPRRFDVVMRLSDADRTTARLAEALVETPGGRVPLRMLATVEESDGPNQILREGARRRMVVLANTTPGADMAAVVAAIREEVARMALPPGYTTSLEGTFQAQEEAMQTIGVLALISLSLIFVVLYSRYRSAMLAAIIMGNVPLALIGAVAALWIAGQPLSVATMVGFVTLTGITTRNGILKVSHYLNLALHEGERWGLALVLRGSAERLTPVLMTALAAGLALIPLAIGADAPGKEILHPVAVTILGGLVSATLLDAFVTPILFHRFGRPALERLRAEAAERKAVAGQQRTALETF comes from the coding sequence ATGTTCTTCAACGCCCTCGTCGGCTTCTCGCTGCGCAACCGGCTCTTCGTGCTGGTCGCCGCATTGCTCGTCTCCGCCTATGGCACGTGGACGCTCACCCGCATGCCCGTGGATGTCTTCCCGGACCTGAACAAGCCCACCGTCACCCTGATGACCGAGGCGGAGGGCTTCGCGCCGGAGGAGGTCGAGCAGCTCGTCTCCTTCCCAATTGAGACGGCTGTGAACGGTCTGCCCGGCGTCACGCGCGTGCGCTCCGTGTCCTCTGTCGGGCTGTCCATCGTCTTCGTCGAGTTCGACTGGGGCGCGGACATCTGGCGCGCGCGCCAGCAGGTGAGCGAGCGGCTGAACCAGATCCAGGGACAGCTGCCGCCGCGTGTGCTGCCTTCCATGGCCCCCGTCTCGTCGATCATGGGCGAGATCATGCTGGTGGCGCTGACGGCACCGGCCGATGGCAGCGTCACACCGATGCAGCTGCGCGAGATCGCCGATTGGGTGATGCGGCCGCGACTGCTGACCATTCCCGGGATCAGCCAGGTGATCCCCATCGGCGGCGAGGTGCGGCAGTTCCGCGTCATGCCCGACATGGAGCGGCTGCATGCGCTGGACCTGACGCATGAGCAGATGGTGGCAGCCCTGCGCCAGTTCGGCGTCAATGCCGGCGGCGGCTATGTCGACCAGGCGGGGCGCGAGTTCCTGATCCGCAACATCGGCCGCACCACCTCGCTGGAGGATCTCCGCAACGCGACCGTGGGCTTCCGCGAAGGCCAGCCCATCGCGCTGCGCCAGGTGGCGACGGTCGAGTTCGGTGCCCGCTTCAAGCGCGGCGATGCCGGGGTGGATGGCGCACCGGCGGTGATCCTGGGCATCGGCAAGCAGCCTGGCGCCGATACCATCCGCCTCACCCGCGCCGTCGAGGCGGCGCTGGCCGAACTGCAGCGCGGCATGCCGCGCGGCGTGGTCGCCGACCGCATCAAATTCCGGCAGGCCGGCTTCATCGAGCAGAGCATCGCCAACCTCCAGCAAGTGCTGGCGGAGGCGTTCATCGTCGTCGCGATCGTGTTGTTCGCCTTCCTGTTGAACGTGCGCACAACCTTCATCTCGCTCACCGCGATCCCGCTCTCGATCCTGCTTACGGCAATTCTCTTCGCGGCCTTCGGCCTGTCGATCAACACCATGACGCTCGGCGGTATTGCCATTGCCGTGGGGGAACTGGTGGACGACGCGGTGGTGGACGTGGAGAACATCTTCCGCAGGCTGCGCGAGAACCGGGACAAGGCCGTCCCCGATTCCGCGCTGCATGTGATCGCCGCCGCGAGCTCCGAGGTTCGCTCGGGTATCGTCTACGCCACCCTGATCATCGTCCTGGTGTTCCTGCCGCTCTTCGCCCTGTCAGGCATAGAGGGGCGGCTCTTCGCGCCGCTCGGCATTGCCTACATCGTCTCCATCCTGTGTTCCTTGCTGGTCTCCATCACGGTGACGCCCGTGCTGTGCTACTATCTGCTGCCGCGCATGAAGCGCATGGCGCATGGCGACGGATGGCTGGTGCGCAAGCTCAAGGCCGGCAATGATCGCGCACTGCGCTGGGGCTTCGGCCACCGCTCCCTTGTGCTGGGACTTGCCGCGGCGGGTGTGGCGGTGGCCGGCGTTTCCGCCGTGTATCTTCCGCGCGCCTTCCTGCCCGCCTTCAACGAGGGCACCATCGTCATCGGCCTGACCTACCAGCCCGGCATCTCGCTGGCGCAGTCCGATGCCTTGGGCACCGTCGCCGAGCGGCTCGTCATGGCCGTGCCTGAGGTAAAGGGCGTGGGCCGCCGCACCGGCCGCGCCGAGCTGGATGAACATGCCGAGGGCGTCCATACCTCCGAACTCGACCTCGACCTGCGCGAAAGCGGCAGGCCGCGCGCCGAAGTGCTGGCGGACATCCGCAGCCGGCTTTCAGCCCTGCCGGCCGCGATCAACCTCGGCCAGCCGATCTCGCACCGGCTGGACCACATGCTCTCCGGCGTGCGGGCGCAGATCGCGCTGAAGGTGTTCGGCGACGACCTCGACACGCTGCGGACGCTGTCGGAAACGCTGCGCTCGCGCCTCGCCGCCAATGTGCCTGGCCTAGCCGACCTCCAGCTTGAACGGCAGGTGCGGGTGCCGCAGCTGCGTATCGCGGTGGACCACGAACGCGCGGCGCTCTACGGCGTCTCCGCCGCGTCGCTGACCGAGACCCTGCAGTCACTGACGGGCGGGACAATCATCAGCCAGATCATGGACGGCCCGCGCCGCTTCGACGTGGTGATGCGCCTCTCCGACGCCGACCGCACCACGGCGCGGCTAGCGGAAGCCCTCGTCGAGACGCCGGGCGGCCGCGTGCCGCTCCGCATGCTTGCCACCGTCGAGGAGTCCGACGGCCCTAACCAGATCCTGCGCGAGGGCGCCCGCCGCCGCATGGTGGTGCTGGCCAACACTACGCCCGGCGCCGACATGGCCGCCGTGGTCGCCGCTATCCGGGAGGAGGTCGCCCGCATGGCCCTTCCGCCGGGCTACACGACCAGCCTCGAGGGTACCTTTCAGGCGCAGGAGGAGGCGATGCAGACCATTGGCGTCCTGGCCCTGATTTCCCTCTCGCTCATCTTCGTCGTGCTGTACTCGCGCTACCGCTCGGCCATGCTGGCCGCCATCATCATGGGCAACGTGCCGCTCGCGCTGATCGGCGCCGTGGCCGCGCTGTGGATCGCCGGCCAGCCCCTCTCGGTCGCGACCATGGTGGGCTTCGTGACGCTGACCGGCATCACGACGCGCAACGGCATCCTCAAGGTCAGCCATTACCTCAACCTCGCCCTCCATGAGGGTGAGCGATGGGGACTGGCGCTGGTGCTGCGCGGCAGCGCAGAGCGCCTGACGCCGGTGCTGATGACGGCGCTCGCTGCCGGCCTCGCCCTGATCCCGCTGGCCATCGGCGCCGATGCGCCAGGCAAGGAGATCCTGCACCCGGTGGCCGTCACCATCCTGGGCGGGCTGGTCTCGGCCACGCTGCTCGACGCGTTCGTCACGCCCATCCTGTTCCACCGCTTCGGGCGGCCCGCGTTGGAGCGGTTGCGGGCCGAGGCGGCGGAGCGCAAGGCGGTCGCCGGACAGCAACGTACGGCTCTCGAAACCTTCTGA
- a CDS encoding efflux RND transporter periplasmic adaptor subunit — protein sequence MTLILGVMGPAPAHPGHDDDSTAVATALPRAETHSDLFEIVSVLQPGGVLTIYADRWSDNAPVDGSVTLTIDGQEVAAERQGIGLFVVRSPLLARPGPRDVVFTVSAGEEMDLLTARLDVPELATTQGAAASALALLRGTATQLALGALLLVVGVLLGRSSVRRPLPAMVEEDETTPAPVPTKPVSVEAPARHVAALGLGLALLAAPAWADPGHGSAPGSTSTFEAPRRLEDGAIFMPKGSQRLLTIRTQVTASGDASASIRMVGTLVPDPNASGRVQSSQPGRLEPTERGFPILGQRVERGDVLAFVLPTYSAAERGGLVQNAAELDAQITILDARVRRLVALRGSVSEREISEAQAELAGARQRRLAIQPALSGREPLVAPVSGVVSVVRGAVGQLVDSQVSVFDIVDPSRLWVEALAFERQGLDRVAGATATLADGRTVELTFMGRGLTVRQQAVPVNFRVESPPADSPIGSSVMVTLRTARQVQGIVLPADAVVRSAEGPPVVFEHATAERFVPRQVRVQPLDGTRVVVTAGLEAGRRVVVQGAGLIAQVR from the coding sequence ATGACGCTGATCCTCGGCGTCATGGGTCCCGCCCCGGCCCATCCCGGGCATGATGACGATAGCACAGCTGTGGCGACCGCCCTGCCACGCGCGGAGACGCACAGTGATCTGTTCGAAATCGTCTCCGTCCTGCAGCCCGGTGGTGTGCTCACCATCTACGCGGATCGCTGGTCCGACAACGCGCCAGTGGATGGCAGCGTGACGCTTACGATCGATGGCCAGGAGGTGGCGGCGGAGCGGCAGGGCATCGGCCTCTTTGTCGTGCGCTCTCCGCTTCTGGCTCGACCCGGGCCACGCGACGTGGTGTTCACCGTGAGCGCCGGCGAGGAGATGGACCTCCTGACAGCGCGGCTTGATGTGCCCGAACTCGCCACGACCCAGGGCGCGGCGGCTTCGGCGTTGGCGTTGCTTCGCGGCACCGCGACGCAGCTGGCACTCGGCGCCTTGCTGCTGGTGGTGGGCGTGCTGCTGGGCCGCAGCTCCGTCCGCCGGCCGCTGCCCGCGATGGTGGAGGAGGATGAAACGACCCCGGCGCCCGTGCCCACCAAGCCCGTTTCGGTGGAAGCACCCGCGCGGCACGTCGCCGCACTGGGCCTCGGCCTCGCACTGCTCGCCGCGCCCGCCTGGGCCGATCCTGGCCACGGCTCGGCGCCAGGCTCGACCTCCACCTTCGAGGCGCCCCGCCGTCTGGAGGATGGCGCGATCTTCATGCCCAAGGGTTCGCAGCGCCTGCTGACGATCCGCACGCAGGTGACGGCCAGCGGTGATGCATCGGCCTCCATCCGCATGGTCGGCACGCTGGTGCCCGATCCCAACGCCTCCGGCCGGGTGCAATCCTCCCAGCCCGGGCGGCTGGAGCCCACCGAGCGCGGCTTTCCCATCTTGGGGCAGCGCGTCGAGCGCGGTGACGTGCTGGCCTTCGTGCTGCCGACCTACAGCGCGGCCGAGCGCGGCGGGCTGGTGCAGAACGCCGCGGAACTGGATGCGCAGATCACGATCCTCGACGCGCGCGTGCGTCGTCTCGTTGCATTGCGCGGCAGCGTCTCTGAACGCGAAATCTCCGAGGCGCAGGCCGAGCTCGCCGGCGCGCGGCAGCGCCGCCTGGCCATCCAGCCGGCCTTATCGGGCCGTGAGCCGTTGGTGGCGCCGGTTTCCGGCGTGGTCTCCGTCGTGCGAGGCGCGGTGGGGCAGCTGGTGGACAGCCAAGTCTCTGTCTTCGACATCGTCGATCCTTCGCGTCTCTGGGTGGAGGCGCTGGCCTTCGAACGCCAGGGGCTGGACCGCGTCGCCGGCGCCACCGCCACGCTGGCCGATGGCCGGACCGTGGAGCTCACGTTCATGGGCCGCGGATTGACTGTGCGGCAGCAGGCCGTGCCGGTGAACTTCCGTGTGGAAAGCCCGCCGGCGGACTCACCCATCGGTTCCTCGGTCATGGTCACGTTGCGCACCGCGCGGCAGGTGCAGGGCATTGTCCTGCCGGCCGATGCGGTGGTGCGCTCCGCCGAAGGCCCACCCGTTGTGTTCGAGCATGCAACGGCCGAGCGCTTCGTGCCGCGCCAGGTGCGCGTGCAGCCGCTGGATGGCACGCGGGTGGTCGTGACGGCTGGGCTGGAGGCCGGGCGACGCGTCGTCGTCCAGGGCGCCGGCCTCATTGCTCAGGTGCGCTGA
- a CDS encoding TolC family protein — protein MPDTLCHDPERSCRTSFGKQGWSGVPHMRHILLITAALTWAVPGHAADIRAGFQAAIELNAELRGLVAQRAVIEARRQGAQAFLPAAPSISPSWRTTTFTQRTGFQEFEIGGEVPVWLPGESRALRGSVEAQTAQLDARIAEARITLAALVREAYWAWAAANAEREAAQARVTSARALERDLTRQVGAGQVPRADLLLAAADARDAEAMLTTAAGAARDAAIAFRTLTGTNPTQGQPERAAPPPSGEAALRALPAAIVARTSQDLARAEERLAQVRDRANPAVFGGWRRERDATGAPYVDRLLIGVRIPFAYAPQVNERIATARAEATLAEATLATVARTLAGADARARAQAGDAAAIAGLAEQRHRALAEQAGLGEASYRAGNLPFAEVVRVRAQIAQADAQRRRARVEQGRAASTINQTLGLEPQ, from the coding sequence ATGCCTGACACACTTTGTCATGATCCAGAGCGGTCTTGTCGCACTTCGTTTGGCAAACAGGGATGGTCCGGAGTTCCACACATGCGCCACATCCTGTTGATCACGGCGGCCCTCACATGGGCCGTGCCCGGCCATGCCGCGGATATCCGAGCCGGCTTCCAGGCGGCGATCGAGTTGAATGCCGAACTGCGCGGCCTTGTCGCCCAGCGCGCGGTGATCGAGGCACGTCGGCAGGGGGCGCAGGCATTTCTACCGGCCGCGCCCTCCATCAGCCCGTCCTGGCGCACCACCACGTTCACGCAGCGCACCGGCTTTCAGGAATTCGAGATCGGCGGCGAGGTGCCGGTATGGCTCCCGGGCGAATCGCGCGCGCTGCGCGGCAGCGTGGAGGCGCAGACGGCGCAGCTCGATGCCCGAATTGCCGAGGCGCGCATCACCCTGGCCGCTCTCGTGCGGGAGGCCTATTGGGCCTGGGCGGCGGCCAATGCCGAGCGCGAGGCGGCACAGGCGCGGGTCACTTCGGCGCGGGCGCTGGAGCGTGATCTCACTCGCCAGGTCGGCGCGGGGCAGGTTCCGCGCGCCGACCTCCTGCTGGCCGCCGCCGACGCACGGGACGCCGAGGCGATGTTGACGACCGCGGCCGGTGCCGCACGCGATGCCGCCATCGCCTTTCGCACGCTCACCGGCACCAACCCCACGCAGGGGCAACCCGAACGCGCGGCCCCGCCACCCTCGGGCGAGGCGGCCCTACGTGCCCTTCCCGCCGCCATCGTGGCCCGCACTTCGCAGGATTTGGCGCGGGCGGAGGAGCGACTCGCGCAGGTCCGGGATCGTGCAAATCCTGCCGTCTTCGGCGGCTGGCGCCGAGAGCGCGATGCAACCGGCGCCCCTTACGTTGACAGGCTCCTGATCGGCGTCCGCATTCCCTTTGCCTACGCGCCGCAGGTGAACGAACGCATTGCCACGGCGCGAGCGGAGGCGACACTGGCGGAGGCGACGCTGGCGACCGTCGCGCGCACCCTGGCGGGCGCCGATGCACGCGCCCGCGCTCAGGCCGGGGACGCCGCCGCCATCGCCGGCCTCGCCGAGCAGCGTCACCGCGCGCTGGCCGAGCAGGCGGGCCTCGGTGAAGCCTCCTACCGGGCCGGCAATCTTCCTTTCGCGGAGGTCGTCCGCGTCCGTGCGCAAATCGCCCAGGCCGACGCGCAGCGCCGCCGCGCCCGCGTCGAGCAGGGGCGCGCCGCCTCCACCATCAACCAGACCCTGGGCCTGGAGCCACAATGA
- a CDS encoding multicopper oxidase family protein, whose amino-acid sequence MNRRQFLATGAAVALPLPALAQTEPDIIRAVTRQIEVKGRSARVFGLVDRNGRPGWSRRAGEGFAVRLVNETTEPTGIHWHGPTPPWRQDGVPGVSMEPIPPGSSQEFRFPLDRPATHWMHSHLGLQKQALMAAPLIVRPTNARDEQEVVILLQDFSFTPADELLARLLGGPAEAAPHGGGAAHMPAPAPHAAMGGMGIVDRLRRLVGLGRGGMAMDINDIEFDAYLANDRTLDDPEVIAVERRGRVRLRIINGASATGFHLDLGAVTGTLVAVDGEDLAEPLRVSTLPLAVAQRADVLLYLPEGGAALPILFRREGARERTGVILQPPGAAISRLDGMGAATPALGLELEARLRGPSAPARASRTVIMPLTGDMAAYRWGMGDGSPIQLRRGERLEIEMRNTTMMSHPMHLHGHHFQVVAIEGRRLAGALRDTVLVPPMQRVTIGFTAENPGPWPFHCHHLYHQVRGMETLLRYA is encoded by the coding sequence ATGAATCGTCGTCAATTCCTCGCCACCGGGGCCGCTGTCGCCCTGCCGCTGCCGGCCTTGGCCCAAACGGAGCCGGACATCATCCGGGCCGTCACCCGCCAGATCGAGGTGAAAGGCCGTTCCGCTCGCGTCTTCGGGCTGGTGGACCGGAATGGCCGTCCGGGCTGGTCCCGCCGTGCCGGCGAGGGTTTCGCCGTGCGCCTCGTCAACGAGACGACTGAGCCGACCGGGATACATTGGCACGGGCCGACGCCGCCCTGGCGTCAGGACGGCGTGCCGGGCGTCTCGATGGAGCCCATCCCGCCTGGTAGCAGCCAGGAGTTCCGCTTTCCGCTCGACCGTCCGGCAACGCACTGGATGCACAGCCATCTCGGCCTCCAGAAGCAGGCCCTGATGGCGGCGCCCCTCATTGTGCGGCCCACCAATGCGCGGGACGAGCAGGAGGTCGTGATCCTGCTACAGGATTTCAGCTTCACTCCGGCCGACGAATTGCTGGCGCGGCTGTTGGGTGGCCCGGCTGAGGCGGCACCTCATGGCGGCGGCGCGGCGCACATGCCGGCGCCTGCGCCCCACGCGGCCATGGGGGGCATGGGCATTGTGGACCGGCTCCGTCGCCTGGTCGGGCTCGGCCGTGGCGGCATGGCGATGGACATCAATGACATCGAGTTCGATGCCTACCTCGCCAATGACAGGACGCTGGACGACCCGGAAGTGATCGCCGTAGAACGGCGCGGGCGGGTGCGCTTGCGGATCATCAATGGCGCGTCGGCGACTGGCTTCCACCTTGATCTTGGCGCGGTCACGGGGACCCTCGTCGCGGTGGATGGCGAAGACCTAGCCGAACCCCTCCGGGTATCCACACTGCCCCTCGCCGTCGCACAGCGCGCCGACGTACTGCTCTACCTGCCGGAAGGCGGCGCTGCGTTGCCGATCCTCTTCCGTCGGGAGGGAGCACGGGAGCGTACCGGGGTGATTCTTCAGCCACCTGGGGCGGCCATTTCGCGCCTGGATGGAATGGGCGCGGCCACGCCTGCACTTGGGTTGGAGCTCGAGGCACGTCTCCGCGGCCCTTCAGCGCCGGCGCGCGCCTCGCGCACGGTCATCATGCCGCTGACAGGGGATATGGCCGCCTATCGCTGGGGCATGGGCGATGGCAGCCCGATTCAGCTGCGCCGCGGCGAACGCCTTGAGATCGAGATGCGCAACACCACGATGATGTCCCATCCTATGCATCTGCACGGCCATCACTTTCAAGTCGTGGCCATCGAGGGCCGCCGCCTCGCCGGCGCATTGCGTGACACCGTTCTGGTGCCTCCCATGCAGCGCGTGACCATCGGCTTCACGGCCGAAAATCCGGGGCCGTGGCCGTTCCATTGCCACCACCTCTACCACCAGGTGCGCGGCATGGAGACGTTGCTCCGCTATGCCTGA
- a CDS encoding site-specific integrase, whose amino-acid sequence MAVYKREGKKGVAFVCDFIVAGQRVNQTIPGVRNLREAKAAEARMRAEAEARINASGNLVKMSLEVAMERYVAERLMPRSKPAAVANYLIYLGMIRDYFGPSRPVSAINNAACAEWWGALLAGRGGGKGPVKANTAKRYLGQLKAVLAFAAEAGAGNTVPTFSPTVADDARVRWLTTEEEDALLAASPPWLQDMIVFVIETGARKGEMTGLRWRDVDLQQQPRGIVRLYFTKGGEPRGIPMSKRLRALLERLKEGAPDTRPDTPVFQWQVRGAEIWAPMGDFKKSWAAALKAAGIADLHFHDLRHTFASRLVQRAVPLLQVPYL is encoded by the coding sequence GTGGCGGTTTACAAGCGAGAGGGAAAGAAGGGCGTCGCCTTCGTTTGCGACTTCATCGTCGCCGGGCAGCGCGTCAACCAAACCATTCCAGGGGTCCGCAACCTCAGAGAGGCAAAGGCCGCTGAGGCTCGGATGCGGGCTGAGGCTGAGGCGCGAATCAACGCGTCCGGCAATCTGGTGAAGATGAGCCTTGAGGTAGCGATGGAGCGATACGTCGCGGAACGCCTCATGCCCCGGTCCAAGCCGGCAGCGGTCGCCAATTACCTCATCTATCTCGGCATGATCCGGGACTACTTCGGACCGTCACGGCCGGTTTCCGCGATCAACAACGCGGCCTGTGCCGAATGGTGGGGCGCCCTTCTGGCCGGGCGGGGTGGCGGCAAGGGTCCCGTCAAGGCGAACACCGCGAAGCGATACCTGGGGCAGCTCAAGGCGGTTCTGGCCTTCGCCGCTGAGGCGGGCGCCGGCAACACGGTCCCGACATTTTCCCCGACAGTGGCGGATGACGCTCGGGTTCGCTGGCTAACGACAGAGGAAGAGGATGCCCTTCTGGCTGCCTCCCCTCCCTGGCTTCAAGACATGATCGTGTTCGTCATCGAGACGGGCGCTCGCAAGGGTGAGATGACGGGCCTGCGGTGGCGCGACGTGGATTTGCAGCAGCAGCCGCGCGGGATCGTGCGACTTTACTTCACGAAGGGCGGCGAGCCCCGGGGCATCCCCATGTCGAAGAGGCTTCGCGCCCTCTTGGAGCGACTGAAGGAAGGGGCGCCGGACACGCGGCCCGACACCCCCGTTTTCCAGTGGCAAGTGCGGGGGGCCGAAATTTGGGCCCCCATGGGTGACTTCAAGAAGTCTTGGGCGGCTGCGCTGAAGGCGGCCGGGATCGCGGATTTGCACTTCCACGATCTGCGGCACACCTTCGCCTCGCGCCTAGTGCAGCGGGCCGTTCCCCTGCTTCAGGTCCCCTACCTCTAA